TTTGGATATGTTGATTACGTCTCCACAACCTAGTTTGGAAAATTTAGGAAAGTACTACGAAAGCGTAGATTATATTTCACATACTGACAGTAAGCGTTCGTTATTTGAAAAAGCATATCACTTCGTAAAAAACATTGCATTAAAAAATAAGTTAGATTTGATTAATTCCTTTCAACCAAATAAAGGAAGGATTTTGGATATTGGAGCAGGAACAGGAGATTTTTTATCTGTTGCAAAACAAAATGGTTGGCAAACAATAGGAGTAGAGCCTAGTGAAAAAGCTAAAGCAATTGCGAAAAACAAAGGTGTTTCTTTTGTTGAAAAAACAGTAGCATTAGAAAATCATTCTTTTGATGTAATTACCATGTGGCATGTGCTAGAACATGTTCCTAATTTAGAGGAGCAAATTTTAGAACTGAAACGATTGCTTAAGCCAAATGGAACTTTAATTGTTGCCGTTCCTAATTTTAAATCTTTCGATGCAGAACAGTACGGAACCTTTTGGGCAGCTTATGATGTGCCTATTCATTTTTGGCATTTTTCGAAAACAGCTATAAAAATGCTTTTCGAAAAGGAAAGCATGAAATTAGTAAAAGTACTTCCAATGAAATTTGATGCGTTTTATGTGAGCTTGCTATCTGAAAAATACAAAACTGGGAAAATGAATTATTTTTCGGCAATTTATACAGGACTCAAATCAAATTGGTACGGAAAGAAAAATTTAGAGTACTCATCGCACATTTATGTGCTTAAAAACGACCAAAAATCAATTTAAGCGCTTTTAAGGCGCTATTTTGAGTTTAAATACTCTAGAATATCGCTTTTTTTTAATTTTTAATTTAAAATCAATTGTGAGCTTTGTTTTTAATAGGCTAAAATTATTTTTTAAATGAGTGGCATAAGTAAATACTATAGCGATTATAATGACTAATTTTTTAAGTTTTTGTCAATGCTGTCTATTTTTTTATATTTTTGTCACAGTTACTAAAAATTGATTTTCAATCACAACAAAATTTAATAATTACCAATCTCAAATAATAAATAAAATTACTATGAATAAAAAAGCGTTAGTACTTGTTGCTTTAACAATTGCACTTGTATCTTGTAACAAACCAGCAGAAGCAACTAAGGAAGTAAAAACGGCTTATGTTGATACATCTGAATTAATGAAACAATATACCGAGGCTAAAGATCTTGAATCCAAATTCAAATCTAAAGCAGAGGAGAAGGGAAGACAATTAGAAGCTGAAATTAATAGATTTAAGCAAGAAGCAGCAAACTTTCAATCACAAGCTCAAGCTAACGGTCAAGAATGGGCTCAGAAAAAAGGGGCTGAATTGCAAAAAAGAGAACAACAACTAGGTTATGCGCAACAAGCTTTATCACAAGAATTACAAGCTGAAAGTGGTAAAGAAATGGATTCACTAGTAAGCGGTGTAAAGAAATTTATTAAAGCTTACGGTAAAGAAAAAGGGTACGCATACATTTATGGAACTGGCGATGCTGCTACTATTCTATATGCCGAAGATAAATTTGATATAACAAAAGATATCATTAAAGCATTGAACGACAAATACAAAGCTCCTGCAAAAACGGAAGAAAAAGCAGAAGCTAAAAAATAATTACCATCGAGATTCAAAAAATCGCCTTCATCTATAATTAGATTGAAGGCTTTTTTTTGCTTCTTATTTCAAAGCTATCTTTCTTTTTTATATCGGTAAAGAATTCATTTGTAGTAAATCAAAGCTTAATACCTTGTGATTAATCTGGCTTATGTAACTATGCTATTTATCTGTTTACTAATAGATTGATTAAATTTAAAAATTTGTTTCAAATACGAATTTAGATTACTCAGCTTATTTTTAATTGAATTTTCGTTTACTATATTTGCTTTTTATATACACGCCTAATGCAAACTATCTCTGAAGCAGCAGCTTACACCCTTCGGTTTATCAATCAAACGCAACGTTCTATTTTTCTAACAGGAAAAGCTGGTACAGGAAAAACCACTTTACTTAAAGAAATCATTGCTACTACACATAAAAACACAGTAGTCGTTGCACCTACAGGCATTGCTGCCTTAAATGCTGGAGGGGTTACCATTCACTCCATGTTTCAATTGCCTTTTGGAGGTTTTATTCCAGATAATTCAGCGCCACAATTTTCTGATAGTACCAAGTTTGAAACGAAGGCTACTTTGCGTAGGCATTTTAAAATGAGCGGTTTAAAAAAATCGGTCATTCGTAATATGGAGCTTTTAATTATTGATGAAGTAAGTATGTTACGTGCTGATTTACTGGATGCTATAGATTTTATGATGCAAACAGTGCGTTCTAAAAATAGCCCTTTTGGAGGAGTTCAAGTTTTGTACATTGGGGATTTGTTGCAATTGCCACCTGTTATTCGGGATGAGGAATGGAGCACTTTAAGGAATTATTACAAAGGCAAATTTTTCTTTCATTCCCATGTTATTCAGCAGTTTCCACCATTGTATATTGAATTATCAAAAATTTTCCGACAGACAGATGATACTTTTATTTCAGTGTTGAACAATTTGAGAAACAATCAAATCACCGTTCTTGACATTCAAACCTTAAACCAATACGTACAACCTAATTTTGATTTAAAAGCTAACAAGGGTTACATCACTTTAACTACCCACAATCACAAAGCCGATGCCATCAACGCACAAGCGCTTGAGGATCTTGAAGGGAAATTACAGGTATTTCAACCGGAAATCACGGGTGATTTTCCAGATAAAATTTTCCCCGTGGAGCATGATTTGAAATTAAAAGTGGGTTCGCAAATTATGTTTGTCAAAAATGATTTGTCATTTGATAAACATTATTTCAACGGGAAGATGGGTGTGGTACAATCTCTCGCGCCCAGAGAAATTGTAATTTTATTTCCTGAAGAAAACAAAACCATCGAGGTTGAAAAATACGAATGGCAAAACATACGGTACACCGTAAATGCCACAACAAAGGAAATAGAAGAAGAGGTTTTAGGCACTTTTGTGCATTACCCGATCAAATTAGCGTGGGCGATAACCGTTCATAAAAGTCAAGGACTTACTTTTGAGAAAGCAGCGCTAGATGTATCGCAAGTTTTTTTGCCTGGGCAGGCTTATGTAGCATTATCACGTTTACGTTCCTTAAATGGGCTTATTTTGCTTTCTCCGCTACGTATGAATGGTATTTCAAACGATCAAGATGTAATGGACTATTCTTTGAACAAAGCTTCGGATACTGTTTTAGAAAACGCCTTGCACTTTGAAACTAAGAATTTCATTCATCAATACTTAGTTAACAGTTTTAATTGGAATGATTTAGCGCAACAATGGCGCAACCACAAGTTTAGCTATACTGAAAACCCAGAAAGTACTGGCAAATCAAAACACGCGCTTTGGGCCAAAAAACAAATGGAAATTGTTGAGCAATTACTTGAACCTTCTACCAAATTCATAAATCAATTAAATAAACTTTTTGCTCCAGAAACGGTAGATCTAAACCATGTAGCAACTCGAGTGCAAGCAGCATTTTCTTATTTTTTTAAGCCAATGGACGACTTGGTATTTGAAATCCTTTGGAAAATAGAAGAGATAAAGCGAATCAAGAAAGTAAAAGCCTATTATGAAGAGTTGGTTTTGCTAGAGGAATTTCAAACAAAAGCTGTACTTCGTTTAATGAAAGCCCAACTTTTAATTGAAACAGTGGTTGCAGGCGAATCCATTTCTAAAGAAAAATTAACTTCAGACGAAATCCAAAAATACATTACTAGAAAAACGGATGCCATTCAAAAACAGTTCAAAGAATTGAATGTTACTTTAATTGAAGATGAGCAAGATGTGCAGCGTTACACCAAAAAGAAAAATAAAACAGCTGTTGTAAAGAAATCTACCTATCAAGAAACGTATGAGCTGTGGGTAGAAAAGAAAAGCATACCAGAAATTGCAGCATTGCGAGTACTTACGGTAAATACTATCTATTCTCATTTTGTTAAGTTGATTCAAACCAAGGCGGTTTCTATTAAAGAGGTTTTATCAGAGCAAACACTTCAAGATCTTGAGCAAGCTTTTGCGGGATACAAAGAGGAATCTTTAAATGCTTTAATGGAAGAAAACGGCCAAAAATTTTCATGGGAAGAAGCGCGCATGTTTAAAGCGAGCTTGAATTAAGGTTTTTTGATTTAAGGCGAATAGTTTGATACTCTTTTGATTCTGAATTAATATCTTTAAAAAGAACGTTTATAAGTAGCCTAAAGTAAGTAATACGCCTTGAGGTAACCATAACATAGCCCAGATAGAAGTGAAAATCCTTATGCGCCGGGTTTTGGCGTATAAGATTGTAACGGATAGCTGGAATTGCTTCTCAAAAAAATCCCCAGGAATAAAATTTTGGACGCTCTGAATTCACCTGCAAGAGCATTTATTTAATAAGAAAAATACCCTTTTAAATCTCCATTCATTTTATAGTATCATAAATACACGTAAAAATACGCAGTTACCGTTGTGATAATTGTTTTAGTTTTGAGTGCCCATAAACCAAATTAAATTTTTGGTGTGTTCTTAAATTAGGCGAAAGAGATTGATATATCAAACTAAAATTAGGAATGATTCAGTAAATAGTGGCCATCTAGCAGTCAACAAAAGGCAATATGATTTGCTAAATCGTTCGCTAGTTTGGTTCAAAAACTGTAATAGAAACTATCAATTAAACTAAAAATAACTATGACAACATTTACAAGAGCGAATGCATGGAACAACGGAGGTACCTTTGAGAATTTAGATCTTTTGTGGTATGCAAGAGCAGTAGGGGCAATGAAATTGAAACCAATTAGTAATCCTACAAGTTGGTGGTTCTACGCCGCTATTCATGGAGAATATCTAACGAGTGATTTTGGTACAGATTCAGCACCATCTGGTTATCCTAATTGGACTAAAATCAGTTCAATACCAGAATCAGCAAAACTTGGTACATTGCCAGATCAAAATTTTATTAGTTTGTTTTGGAATCAATGTCAGCATGGAACGTGGTTTTTTCCTCCATGGCATAGAGGGTATTTAGTAGCTCTTGAAAATCTTCTTAGAGATACAATTGTTCAGTTAGGAGGACCAAGCGATTGGGCCTTACCGTATTGGAATTACATGAGTCAATCCCTAACTTTTGAAGAAAACTATATTCCTCCAGCATTTACTGCTATAGAGTTGCCAGATGGTACTGCAAATCCTTTGTATGTACCAGAACGATATGGAGTTACGGGTAACCCTACGAACGGTATATTTTTAATAGTGGGAACGGGTTTGACTAATTCTATTAATGATGAATGTCAGTGGGATACTTTATACAGTAGCGGTGCTGATTCACAGGAAGATCCACAAACACCTACTGACCAAGAAGGCATAACTATTTTTGGCGATCATTATGGTGGTGCACAAACAGGTTTTAGTCATAGCAATGGTGGTTTTGGAGATTTAGAAATGAATCCTCATAATTTTGTGCACGGTATGGTTGGAGGATTAAATTCAGAATTTTGGTCTTTTTCAGGTACTAATTTTACGGTGCAAGCAAACCAACCTTGGCAATCTACAGGAATAAATATTGTGCAAGGAAGTTCCACAGTTGTAGTGTCCTTTGTGAGTGGAGCTTGGACTGCAGATCCAAATGATAATGGCGGTAAATTATATGATGCTAATGGTTCTCCAGATATTGTTGTTCCAGTTAATCAACCGCTGTATCCAATGGTTAATGTAGCCATGGGAGCTTTAGTTGGGAGAGTAAATGGCGGAACCCCTTTTTTAATAGGAGATGGAGCTATTGTACCAAATGGAAGTAGTGGTTTATTAGAGGTTTGTATAAATGACGATTTAACGGGTGCATATGGTGCTGGTTTAACAGATAATACCGGTGCTGTTAAAATTAGTCTTACTAGCACTCCAAGTGAGGAATATGAAGGCTTAATGGCTGATCCAGGTTTAGCAGGTTTAGACCCTATTTTCTTTCTACATCATGCCAATATTGATCGTATGTGGGCTGCTTGGAATGAGACTGGAAAAAATGAAAACCCTAAGGACTTAAATTGGTTACATGGACCTAGAGCGCAGGGGAATTCTCAATTTGCTATGCCACTGGACTCAAGTGGAAAATCATGGTACTACACACCTGAAGATGTTAATAGCACTACTGATTTAAAGTATTACAATCAAGCCCTTTACTCCTATACTTATGATGACCTTTCCTTAACTTCATACAGTAAAGTACCTCCAGCTACCGCAGTTGAAAAATCCGTTTTGCGTTTATCTAAACTTGGAGTTACTGTAAATCCTAATGATCATCCTATGCCTTCAAAAAGTAATGCTGAGCTAGTTGGCGCAAGTAGCAATTCTATTAAATTGAATAGTGGTACAACTCAAGCAAGTGTGGCTCTTGATGCGAGTGCATGGAAAACAGTCTCTAAGAGCTTACTTAAAGCATCTTTAAGCG
This portion of the Flavobacterium sp. CECT 9288 genome encodes:
- a CDS encoding bifunctional 2-polyprenyl-6-hydroxyphenol methylase/3-demethylubiquinol 3-O-methyltransferase UbiG; amino-acid sequence: MDISNKKHFLTVKDYSVSKETFELYHDEDLDMLITSPQPSLENLGKYYESVDYISHTDSKRSLFEKAYHFVKNIALKNKLDLINSFQPNKGRILDIGAGTGDFLSVAKQNGWQTIGVEPSEKAKAIAKNKGVSFVEKTVALENHSFDVITMWHVLEHVPNLEEQILELKRLLKPNGTLIVAVPNFKSFDAEQYGTFWAAYDVPIHFWHFSKTAIKMLFEKESMKLVKVLPMKFDAFYVSLLSEKYKTGKMNYFSAIYTGLKSNWYGKKNLEYSSHIYVLKNDQKSI
- a CDS encoding OmpH family outer membrane protein; this translates as MNKKALVLVALTIALVSCNKPAEATKEVKTAYVDTSELMKQYTEAKDLESKFKSKAEEKGRQLEAEINRFKQEAANFQSQAQANGQEWAQKKGAELQKREQQLGYAQQALSQELQAESGKEMDSLVSGVKKFIKAYGKEKGYAYIYGTGDAATILYAEDKFDITKDIIKALNDKYKAPAKTEEKAEAKK
- a CDS encoding helix-turn-helix domain-containing protein, whose translation is MQTISEAAAYTLRFINQTQRSIFLTGKAGTGKTTLLKEIIATTHKNTVVVAPTGIAALNAGGVTIHSMFQLPFGGFIPDNSAPQFSDSTKFETKATLRRHFKMSGLKKSVIRNMELLIIDEVSMLRADLLDAIDFMMQTVRSKNSPFGGVQVLYIGDLLQLPPVIRDEEWSTLRNYYKGKFFFHSHVIQQFPPLYIELSKIFRQTDDTFISVLNNLRNNQITVLDIQTLNQYVQPNFDLKANKGYITLTTHNHKADAINAQALEDLEGKLQVFQPEITGDFPDKIFPVEHDLKLKVGSQIMFVKNDLSFDKHYFNGKMGVVQSLAPREIVILFPEENKTIEVEKYEWQNIRYTVNATTKEIEEEVLGTFVHYPIKLAWAITVHKSQGLTFEKAALDVSQVFLPGQAYVALSRLRSLNGLILLSPLRMNGISNDQDVMDYSLNKASDTVLENALHFETKNFIHQYLVNSFNWNDLAQQWRNHKFSYTENPESTGKSKHALWAKKQMEIVEQLLEPSTKFINQLNKLFAPETVDLNHVATRVQAAFSYFFKPMDDLVFEILWKIEEIKRIKKVKAYYEELVLLEEFQTKAVLRLMKAQLLIETVVAGESISKEKLTSDEIQKYITRKTDAIQKQFKELNVTLIEDEQDVQRYTKKKNKTAVVKKSTYQETYELWVEKKSIPEIAALRVLTVNTIYSHFVKLIQTKAVSIKEVLSEQTLQDLEQAFAGYKEESLNALMEENGQKFSWEEARMFKASLN
- a CDS encoding tyrosinase family protein, which produces MTTFTRANAWNNGGTFENLDLLWYARAVGAMKLKPISNPTSWWFYAAIHGEYLTSDFGTDSAPSGYPNWTKISSIPESAKLGTLPDQNFISLFWNQCQHGTWFFPPWHRGYLVALENLLRDTIVQLGGPSDWALPYWNYMSQSLTFEENYIPPAFTAIELPDGTANPLYVPERYGVTGNPTNGIFLIVGTGLTNSINDECQWDTLYSSGADSQEDPQTPTDQEGITIFGDHYGGAQTGFSHSNGGFGDLEMNPHNFVHGMVGGLNSEFWSFSGTNFTVQANQPWQSTGINIVQGSSTVVVSFVSGAWTADPNDNGGKLYDANGSPDIVVPVNQPLYPMVNVAMGALVGRVNGGTPFLIGDGAIVPNGSSGLLEVCINDDLTGAYGAGLTDNTGAVKISLTSTPSEEYEGLMADPGLAGLDPIFFLHHANIDRMWAAWNETGKNENPKDLNWLHGPRAQGNSQFAMPLDSSGKSWYYTPEDVNSTTDLKYYNQALYSYTYDDLSLTSYSKVPPATAVEKSVLRLSKLGVTVNPNDHPMPSKSNAELVGASSNSIKLNSGTTQASVALDASAWKTVSKSLLKASLSEMPDEVYLLLENVTGTNNANFLSVFVNGTLVKTVSLFGIRMASMKNTAHGGSGLTFKFNITSIVDDLHLANNLTLEALHVEIKTSNPLPNNSEITVGRIGIYRSGK